One genomic segment of Centropristis striata isolate RG_2023a ecotype Rhode Island chromosome 11, C.striata_1.0, whole genome shotgun sequence includes these proteins:
- the zp3f.2 gene encoding zona pellucida glycoprotein 3f, tandem duplicate 2, translated as MVTPLVFGLTILVVFATTVANADIEVVCGRDSVSVSWRISADMVPHASRLFLGSCMASKLNRLPSGDGVALFNYQFADCKFKKLMKGKRLFYQSELTFRPQAKPKPAAFVYPVECVYKRPEGWVPPFLMPASGVSEGRGQLVFHMALLDDQLTGVAKSNVVPLGSFMPIWAAVEQKSHQPLLLLMEECVAATTPELHSASQVHPIISNKGCLLESVRSNSVFLPRYHSSAVVLYLQSFKFGHGDEMYIHCKLVAWDPDSFDESKKTCQYSKENGRWELLDDSFQSSVCSCCDSVCHSRSRRGVEWESHGVQHNSVLGPLIITDPKPHNGSEVSFSPASLQRAQSKLKDLRSQHGGQ; from the exons ATGGTGACTCCACTCGTCTTTGGTTTGACAATCCTGGTTGTTTTTGCAACAACTGTTGCTAATGCAG ATATTGAAGTGGTGTGTGGAAGAGACTCAGTGAGCGTGTCATGGAGGATCAGTGCTGACATGGTGCCTCACGCCTCTCGTCTCTTCCTGGGGAGCTGCATGGCGTCTAAACTAAACCGCCTGCCCAGCGGAGACGGAGTAGCTCTCTTCAACTACCAGTTTGCTGActgcaaatttaaaaaactg ATGAAAGGGAAACGTCTCTTCTATCAGAGTGAGCTGACTTTCAGGCCGCAAGCCAAGCCAAAACCTGCTGCTTTTGTGTATCCAGTCGAATGTGTTTATAAGAG ACCTGAGGGCTGGGTTCCCCCGTTCCTGATGCCTGCGTCGGGCGTCTCTGAAGGCCGAGGCCAGCTGGTCTTCCACATGGCTCTCCTCGATG ATCAGTTAACAGGCGTAGCGAAGTCTAATGTCGTCCCTCTGGGCTCCTTCATGCCGATCTGGGCGGCGGTGGAGCAGAAGTCCCATCAGCCCttgctgctgctgatggagGAATGTGTTGCAGCAACCACACCAGAGCTGCACTCTGCCAGCCAGGTTCACCCCATCATCAGCAACAAGGG GTGTCTTTTGGAAAGCGTGAGGAGTAACTCTGTGTTCCTGCCTCGCTACCACTCGTCTGCTGTCGTCCTTTACCTGCAGTCCTTCAAGTTCGGTCACGGAGACGAG ATGTACATCCACTGTAAACTGGTTGCTTGGGACCCTGACTCTTTCGATGAGAGCAAGAAAACCTGCCAATACTCAAAGGAAAATGGGAG GTGGGAACTCCTCGATGACTCCTTCCAGAGCTCCGTCTGTAGCTGCTGTGACTCAGTCTGCCACTCCCGCTCCAGGAGAGGAGTCGAATGGG AATCCCATGGTGTCCAGCACAATtcagtgctgggacccctgATCATTACAGACCCAAAGCCCCACAACGGATCAGAGGTGTCCTTTTCTCCAGCCAGCCTTCag AGAGCCCAGTCTAAGCTGAAGGACTTGAGATCACAACACGGGGGCCAGTAG
- the nedd8l gene encoding NEDD8 ubiquitin like modifier, like: protein MLIKVKTLTGKEIEIDIEPTDKVERIKERVEEKEGIPPQQQRLIYSGKQMNDEKTAADYKIQGGSVLHLVLALRGGSTLHRPVTHRSSSS, encoded by the exons ATGCTGATCAAAGTAAAG ACCCTCACCGGAAAAGAAATAGAGATCGACATCGAGCCCACAGACAAG GTGGAGCGAATTAAAGAAAGGGTGGAGGAGAAGGAAGGGATCCCCCCGCAGCAACAGAGACTCATCTACAGTGGAAAACAGAT GAACGATgagaaaacagcagcagactACAAGATCCAGGGCGGCTCGGTGCTCCATCTTGTGCTGGCGCTAAGAGGCGGCTCGACGCTCCACCGGCCCGTCACACACCGTTCCTCCTCGTCATGA